In one Thermodesulfobium sp. 4217-1 genomic region, the following are encoded:
- a CDS encoding diguanylate cyclase: MCKTENSLDLSLDNFKFIFENIEVGFCIYDAQINKIIFANKYFSVLVNLEIEEILGLEDPLTLLDPNYFDYFNKYMNILLNNLDESDFGKKYIRLRRIKKSTFVRTKFRMLKFEQGGKKFLLISAFNITDLFKRMDKLDDKAQTDSLTGICNRFSLEDKFKEISQTECSFGAIMFDIDNFKHFNDTFGHNKGDEILK, from the coding sequence GATCTGAGCTTAGATAATTTCAAGTTTATTTTTGAAAATATTGAGGTAGGTTTTTGTATTTATGATGCACAGATAAATAAGATAATATTTGCTAATAAATATTTCTCTGTACTAGTAAACTTAGAAATAGAAGAGATACTTGGCTTAGAAGACCCTCTTACTCTTTTAGACCCAAATTACTTTGATTATTTCAATAAATATATGAACATTTTATTAAATAACTTAGACGAGAGTGATTTTGGTAAAAAATACATAAGGCTTAGGAGAATAAAAAAATCAACTTTCGTTCGCACAAAATTTAGGATGCTTAAATTCGAACAGGGTGGAAAAAAGTTTTTGCTCATTAGCGCTTTTAATATTACAGACCTTTTTAAACGAATGGATAAACTTGATGATAAAGCTCAAACGGATTCTCTAACTGGAATATGTAATAGATTTTCTCTGGAAGATAAGTTCAAAGAAATATCTCAAACAGAATGTTCTTTTGGGGCAATAATGTTCGATATAGATAACTTTAAACATTTTAACGACACGTTCGGGCATAACAAAGGGGATGAAATATTAAAGA